A stretch of DNA from Gimesia chilikensis:
GAACTGACCCATTTTGATGACGAGGGTGCCAGCCGCATGGTTGATGTGGGGGGCAAGGATGTGACCGCGCGGGTCGCGGTGGCAGAGTCCTTCGTCACAATGGAGCCAGCCACACAAAGACTGATACTGGATCGTCAGGTCTCTAAGGGAGACGTGCTTGAGATTGCCCGGATCGCCGGGATCATGGCGACGAAAAAGACGGCAGACCTGATTCCCCTGTGTCATCCGTTGAGTATCAGCAGCGTGCGCCTGGATTATGAAGTTCAGAACGAGACTACCATCCGGATCATCGCCACCGTCAAGATTGATGGGAAAACAGGTGTGGAAATGGAAGCCCTGACAGCCGTCAGCATTACAGCACTCACCATTTACGATATGTGTAAAGCCGTTGACCGGGGAATGAGTCTGGGACCGACTCGTCTGGTGGAAAAATCGGGTGGCAAAAGCGGACATTTTATCCGCGAAGATGCCTGAGCGTCGCGCGGTGAGAGGCAGTTTCATTCACGCTGAGCTGGTCTCGCCCCACTGACTTACCCCAGCAGACGGGAAAGTCTGATTTCATCCCCGAAATCCAACAGAGGCCCCTGTTTGCATTCCTATCTGCCGGTAGAATGCTTACAATGGTCGCGGAATATGATCCGCGGAAGCGATTCATATGTTCCGTATTTGATGAATAACTGACCGCCAGACGAA
This window harbors:
- the moaC gene encoding cyclic pyranopterin monophosphate synthase MoaC yields the protein MSELTHFDDEGASRMVDVGGKDVTARVAVAESFVTMEPATQRLILDRQVSKGDVLEIARIAGIMATKKTADLIPLCHPLSISSVRLDYEVQNETTIRIIATVKIDGKTGVEMEALTAVSITALTIYDMCKAVDRGMSLGPTRLVEKSGGKSGHFIREDA